In Sphingomonas sp. PAMC26645, one DNA window encodes the following:
- a CDS encoding DUF2141 domain-containing protein, with product MKTVVSLSLGAAALLMPVSAQAAEACEGTPGGGNAKLIVEATAMHNAVGEVAFTVYPDDKKRFLAKGGKLARARVAASSPRACFWLKPGHYAVAQYHDENSDHDFNRTLFAPKEGFGFSNDAPTSIGLPSFEAARTALAPSGTVVRMKMRYRR from the coding sequence ATGAAGACTGTGGTTTCCCTTAGCCTGGGCGCGGCGGCGCTGCTGATGCCCGTCTCGGCGCAGGCTGCCGAGGCGTGCGAGGGCACGCCCGGCGGCGGCAACGCCAAGCTGATCGTCGAGGCAACGGCGATGCACAACGCCGTCGGCGAGGTCGCGTTCACCGTCTATCCCGATGACAAGAAACGGTTTTTGGCGAAGGGCGGCAAGCTGGCGCGGGCGCGCGTGGCGGCAAGCAGCCCGAGGGCGTGCTTCTGGCTGAAGCCCGGTCACTATGCGGTCGCGCAATATCACGACGAGAATAGCGACCATGATTTCAACCGGACGCTGTTCGCGCCGAAAGAGGGATTCGGCTTTTCCAACGATGCGCCGACCTCGATCGGGTTGCCGTCTTTCGAAGCAGCACGCACGGCCTTGGCCCCATCCGGGACCGTCGTGCGTATGAAAATGCGGTATCGCCGGTGA
- a CDS encoding lipopolysaccharide biosynthesis protein, whose protein sequence is MVQDPAPIPVTTGSTGIFRAAARNLGWLLASRSVLAILSLFYLGFATRTLGVVDFGRFALISGAAQALATFVGFQTWQIIVQYGVEPIQHGDTPRLARLLRLSAILDMCSALVGAALTVAILFAWSDGFGIPPDLMRDTLMFAVVQLITIRSTPLGILRLRDKFSLSAVADSMTPIMRFVGAGAAMIFEPTIRGFMLAWAVAEIVTAATYWIMVAKSGDLRLLASGRGSWQQVRDENPGIVRFSLSTNASATLGLSSKQIPLLLVGASIGPAAAGAFRLATQLAQALAKLSQMLSRAAFPEIVRAVRTAEPSRLRRILIRTMLASTAAALVILAIVALVGEPILKVVGGKSFVGAYPVLLWLAAAGCFDLATVSLDTVMTALHRAGTVFAIRAVGVLLLFVTAFALMPTYDSTGVAAAVAVGSVAVAILLGFAAARMTRTPSAPQAIDGA, encoded by the coding sequence ATGGTTCAGGACCCCGCGCCCATTCCGGTTACCACCGGCTCGACCGGGATTTTCCGGGCGGCGGCGCGCAACCTCGGCTGGCTGCTCGCCAGTCGCAGCGTGCTGGCGATCCTGTCGCTGTTCTATCTCGGGTTCGCGACACGCACGCTGGGGGTGGTCGATTTCGGCCGGTTCGCGCTGATCTCGGGAGCCGCGCAGGCGCTGGCGACCTTCGTCGGCTTCCAGACGTGGCAGATTATCGTCCAATACGGCGTCGAGCCGATCCAGCACGGCGACACGCCCCGGCTCGCGCGGCTGCTCCGGTTGTCGGCGATCCTCGACATGTGCAGCGCACTGGTCGGCGCCGCGCTGACCGTGGCGATCCTGTTCGCGTGGAGCGACGGGTTCGGCATTCCGCCCGACCTGATGCGCGACACGCTGATGTTCGCGGTGGTGCAGCTGATCACGATCCGATCGACCCCGCTCGGCATCCTGCGGCTCCGCGACAAATTCTCGTTGTCGGCGGTGGCGGACAGCATGACGCCGATCATGCGCTTCGTCGGCGCGGGCGCGGCGATGATCTTCGAACCGACGATCCGCGGCTTCATGCTCGCCTGGGCGGTCGCCGAGATCGTCACCGCCGCGACCTATTGGATCATGGTCGCGAAAAGCGGTGACCTGCGCCTGCTCGCGAGCGGCCGGGGCAGCTGGCAGCAGGTACGTGATGAAAATCCCGGCATCGTCCGCTTTTCGCTCAGCACCAACGCGAGTGCGACATTGGGCCTGTCGAGCAAGCAGATCCCGCTACTGCTGGTCGGCGCGTCGATCGGCCCGGCCGCGGCGGGTGCGTTCCGGCTGGCGACTCAACTGGCGCAGGCGCTGGCGAAACTGTCGCAGATGCTGTCGCGCGCCGCCTTCCCCGAGATCGTCCGCGCAGTGCGCACTGCCGAGCCGTCGCGCCTGCGCCGCATCCTGATCCGGACGATGCTGGCCAGCACGGCTGCTGCACTCGTCATCCTCGCCATCGTCGCGCTGGTCGGCGAGCCGATCCTGAAGGTCGTCGGCGGCAAGTCGTTCGTCGGCGCGTACCCGGTGCTGTTGTGGCTCGCCGCCGCCGGGTGCTTCGACCTCGCCACCGTCAGCCTCGACACGGTGATGACCGCGCTGCACCGCGCCGGCACGGTGTTCGCGATTCGCGCGGTCGGGGTGCTGTTGCTGTTCGTCACCGCGTTCGCGCTGATGCCGACCTATGATTCGACCGGAGTCGCAGCCGCGGTCGCGGTCGGTTCGGTCGCGGTGGCGATCCTGCTCGGATTCGCCGCCGCGCGGATGACGCGTACGCCCTCCGCGCCGCAGGCGATCGACGGAGCGTAG
- the asnB gene encoding asparagine synthase (glutamine-hydrolyzing), translated as MLPSCEGSFVICGIAGLYARGGGVVSPRLVTAQCDTILHRGPDDQGVMTDGDFGFGMRRLSIIDIEGGHQPFHSPDHRYALVFNGEIYNFRELRRELQALGRVFESAGDTEVILAGYERWGDDVWARLDGMFAVAVWDTHARRLTLARDPIGIKPLYYTDQGAGLAFGSELKTLTLLPGMAFDVDRRALHDYFSFGHIRTPRSIYAQVRTLPPGHVMTVEASGPPTMRAYWTPAYHPSEPRSEAQWIERFRDEWLDTIGKQMVADVDVGAFLSGGVDSSAVVAAMAQVSDRPVRTFTIGFPDPRFDESPHAEAIARHLGCHHVTRTLELADAQAMLPEVQHCYDEPFADPSAVPTWYVSQIAAQEVKVALSGDGGDELFFGYKRHATERRIGALPAPLRRLARALDAVPTLPSRHANAVLQRWRKTTGSAALPNGIARFFAKTQITNEAFRREIFSAEFIAEEEGGIAALVAEYFPDPDAISTDTLEQFGLADLALNLPGAMLTKVDRASMAHSLEVRVPMLGQGMVDLALSMPADMKLHGKIGKYVIRQAIAPWLPEGILDRRKQGFQMPLAAWFAGDFGAYAEQLWRDSGVREQGIWRAAAVDKVFADHRAGKRDHSRFLYALAIYCLWWIGRPKALRIS; from the coding sequence GTGCTGCCGTCATGCGAGGGATCGTTCGTCATCTGCGGAATTGCCGGCCTTTACGCACGAGGTGGCGGTGTCGTCTCGCCCCGCCTCGTTACCGCGCAGTGCGACACGATCCTGCACCGCGGACCCGACGACCAGGGCGTGATGACCGATGGCGATTTCGGCTTCGGGATGCGCCGGCTCAGCATCATCGACATCGAGGGCGGCCACCAGCCGTTCCATTCGCCCGACCACCGCTATGCGCTCGTCTTCAACGGCGAGATCTACAATTTCCGCGAATTGCGCCGCGAGTTGCAGGCGCTGGGCCGCGTGTTCGAGAGCGCGGGCGATACCGAGGTCATCCTCGCCGGCTATGAACGCTGGGGCGACGACGTCTGGGCAAGGCTCGACGGGATGTTCGCGGTCGCGGTGTGGGATACGCACGCCCGTCGCCTGACGCTGGCGCGCGATCCGATCGGGATCAAGCCGCTCTATTATACCGACCAGGGCGCCGGGTTAGCGTTCGGCTCCGAACTGAAGACGCTGACGCTGCTGCCGGGCATGGCGTTCGATGTCGATCGGCGTGCACTCCACGATTATTTCAGCTTCGGCCATATTCGCACCCCGCGCTCGATCTATGCGCAGGTCCGCACGCTGCCGCCGGGCCACGTGATGACCGTCGAGGCGAGCGGTCCGCCGACGATGCGCGCCTATTGGACGCCGGCCTATCATCCCTCTGAACCCCGGTCCGAGGCGCAGTGGATCGAGCGTTTCCGCGACGAGTGGCTCGACACGATCGGCAAGCAGATGGTGGCGGATGTCGATGTCGGCGCATTCCTGTCGGGCGGCGTGGATTCGTCCGCGGTGGTCGCGGCGATGGCGCAGGTCTCGGATCGGCCGGTGCGCACCTTCACGATCGGCTTCCCCGACCCGCGCTTCGACGAATCGCCGCATGCCGAGGCGATCGCGCGGCATCTCGGCTGCCACCACGTCACGCGCACGCTGGAACTGGCGGATGCGCAGGCGATGCTCCCCGAGGTCCAGCATTGTTACGATGAGCCGTTCGCCGACCCGTCCGCGGTGCCGACCTGGTATGTCAGCCAGATCGCCGCGCAGGAGGTCAAGGTCGCGCTGTCGGGCGATGGCGGCGACGAACTGTTCTTCGGGTATAAGCGTCATGCGACCGAGCGGCGGATCGGCGCGCTGCCGGCGCCGCTGCGTCGACTGGCGCGGGCGCTCGACGCGGTGCCGACCTTGCCCTCGCGTCACGCCAATGCAGTGCTGCAACGCTGGCGGAAGACCACCGGCAGCGCCGCACTCCCGAACGGCATCGCGCGGTTTTTCGCCAAGACGCAGATCACGAACGAAGCGTTCCGTCGCGAAATCTTCTCGGCTGAGTTCATCGCCGAGGAGGAGGGCGGGATCGCCGCACTGGTCGCGGAATACTTCCCCGATCCCGATGCGATCTCGACCGACACGCTCGAACAGTTCGGGTTGGCGGACCTCGCGCTCAACCTCCCCGGCGCGATGCTCACCAAGGTCGACCGCGCGAGCATGGCGCATTCTTTAGAGGTGCGCGTGCCGATGCTGGGGCAGGGCATGGTCGACCTCGCGCTGTCGATGCCCGCCGACATGAAGCTGCACGGCAAAATCGGCAAATACGTCATCCGCCAGGCCATCGCGCCGTGGTTGCCGGAAGGGATCCTCGATCGCCGCAAACAGGGCTTCCAGATGCCGCTTGCCGCGTGGTTCGCCGGCGATTTCGGTGCGTATGCGGAGCAACTCTGGCGCGACAGCGGCGTCCGCGAGCAGGGCATCTGGCGTGCCGCCGCGGTCGACAAGGTGTTCGCCGATCATCGCGCGGGCAAGCGCGACCACAGCCGCTTCCTGTACGCGCTGGCGATCTACTGCCTCTGGTGGATCGGCCGGCCCAAAGCCTTGCGCATCTCCTGA
- a CDS encoding CDP-alcohol phosphatidyltransferase family protein, giving the protein MVDSTAPTPALRTVRANDTLLWGMTNAERIRRIGVAQGLATDGDGDTGPVILANLAYAFDPMWIAYLKTRPGTVVTRTGVPVLAHVRDADERARMTAAMLGEAPLVTGLTVIAAEAEEGIFNEALRKRERPFAELLTPAAVPAIERASYVGAYKGVTDLLTKYLWPEWALAITRVCARAGITPNQVTALGSVLCIVATVAFWYGWFWTGLATGLVFMVLDTVDGKLARCTITSSKLGNAWDHGVDLVHPPFWWWAWAAGCAPYGRPLEDGVFWAVIGTMLFGYVAQRLIEGAFIVRFGMHIHVWERFDSWFRLITARRNPNMVILFAGLLVTRPDWGIVGVAAWTAISLVVHLVRLVQAMVRKAKGETLTSWLA; this is encoded by the coding sequence ATGGTAGATTCGACAGCCCCTACGCCAGCGCTCCGGACCGTCCGGGCGAACGACACGCTGCTCTGGGGCATGACCAATGCCGAGCGGATCCGGCGGATCGGCGTCGCGCAGGGTCTGGCCACCGACGGCGACGGGGACACCGGCCCGGTGATCCTCGCCAACCTCGCCTATGCGTTCGACCCGATGTGGATCGCGTATCTAAAGACGCGGCCGGGCACCGTCGTGACTCGCACCGGCGTGCCCGTGCTCGCGCATGTCCGGGATGCCGACGAGCGTGCGCGGATGACCGCGGCGATGCTCGGCGAGGCGCCGCTGGTGACCGGGCTGACGGTGATCGCCGCCGAGGCCGAGGAAGGCATCTTCAACGAGGCGTTGCGCAAACGCGAGCGGCCGTTCGCGGAATTGCTGACCCCCGCGGCGGTGCCGGCCATCGAGCGTGCGAGCTATGTCGGCGCGTACAAGGGCGTCACCGACCTGCTGACCAAGTATCTGTGGCCGGAATGGGCGCTGGCGATCACGCGGGTCTGCGCGCGCGCCGGGATCACGCCGAACCAGGTGACCGCGCTCGGATCGGTGCTGTGCATCGTTGCAACCGTGGCGTTCTGGTATGGCTGGTTCTGGACGGGCCTCGCTACTGGGCTCGTGTTCATGGTGCTCGATACCGTCGACGGGAAGCTCGCCCGGTGCACGATCACCTCGTCGAAGCTTGGGAATGCGTGGGACCACGGAGTCGACCTGGTGCATCCGCCGTTCTGGTGGTGGGCCTGGGCGGCGGGGTGCGCGCCATATGGGCGACCGCTTGAGGACGGCGTGTTCTGGGCGGTGATCGGGACGATGCTGTTCGGCTATGTCGCGCAGCGGCTGATCGAGGGGGCGTTCATCGTTCGGTTCGGGATGCATATCCATGTGTGGGAGCGGTTCGACAGCTGGTTCCGGCTGATCACCGCGCGGCGCAATCCGAACATGGTGATCCTGTTCGCGGGGCTGCTGGTGACGCGGCCGGACTGGGGGATCGTCGGGGTCGCCGCGTGGACTGCGATCTCGTTGGTGGTGCATCTGGTAAGGCTGGTGCAGGCGATGGTGCGCAAGGCCAAGGGTGAGACGCTGACGAGTTGGCTGGCGTAA
- a CDS encoding phosphocholine cytidylyltransferase family protein yields MKAIILAAGHGSRLLPLTLTTPKCLVQVGGRAILDHQLDAVAEAGFEGAVIVGGYRIEQVAAHLAARDGAVPTELVFNPFWAIANSIGSVWAARGYLEAPFALMNGDTLFDAAILRAALADREPGVKLVIEPLVTPGLDDMLVEADGDAVVAVGKHLVGHQATDRSLGLIVSTGGGAYAEALRAVIGEEDGIHAYHHAVVRRVAETVGVRPVRIAGNVRWQEIDRPEDIALWQHDHDAPAESFSGS; encoded by the coding sequence ATGAAGGCCATCATCCTTGCTGCCGGTCACGGATCGCGACTGCTGCCGTTGACGCTGACGACGCCGAAATGCCTCGTGCAGGTCGGTGGCCGCGCGATCCTGGATCATCAGCTCGACGCGGTGGCGGAGGCCGGGTTCGAGGGGGCGGTGATCGTCGGCGGCTACCGGATCGAGCAGGTCGCGGCGCATCTGGCGGCGCGCGACGGTGCCGTACCCACTGAGCTCGTGTTCAATCCGTTCTGGGCGATCGCCAACAGCATTGGCAGCGTCTGGGCGGCACGCGGATATTTGGAAGCGCCGTTCGCGCTGATGAACGGCGACACGCTGTTCGATGCGGCCATTTTGCGCGCGGCGCTTGCGGATCGGGAGCCCGGCGTGAAGCTGGTCATCGAGCCGCTGGTTACGCCGGGGCTCGATGACATGCTGGTCGAGGCGGACGGCGACGCTGTCGTCGCGGTCGGCAAGCATCTGGTCGGGCACCAGGCGACCGATCGATCGCTCGGGCTGATCGTGTCGACCGGCGGCGGCGCGTATGCCGAGGCGTTGCGCGCGGTAATCGGCGAGGAGGATGGTATCCACGCCTATCATCATGCGGTCGTCCGCCGCGTCGCGGAGACCGTCGGCGTCCGCCCGGTGCGGATCGCAGGGAATGTCCGCTGGCAGGAGATCGACCGGCCGGAGGACATCGCGCTGTGGCAGCACGATCATGACGCGCCTGCGGAGAGTTTTTCGGGATCATGA
- a CDS encoding mechanosensitive ion channel domain-containing protein has product MFRSLHIPPEWVWLESVAVVSAAVLVALVAHWLTMRIGGHAQRRSTAKTDGLVLARVRRPLRAVFVSVAVAFVSRILPMDNDIEDLWKQLLGFLVPGLLGWLAVAALRAFQDVIEIRADISVEDNLRARRKRTRAAILGRIGTFFIIFVSVCLMLLSVPGIRSIGVTLMASAGIAGLVVGAAAQPALKNLIAGVQMAFTEPIRIDDVLIVDGEWGRVEQINLTFVVIKIWDERRLVVPVSKFLEQSFQNWTRETSQLMGSVFWYLDPSADVPRLREKLGEIVTSNPRWDKRFYNLQVTDVKTDCIELRGLMTAKDAAIAFDLRCDVREALLKYIREEMPEAIPRNRLLMAADPVTRT; this is encoded by the coding sequence ATGTTCAGATCGCTCCACATACCCCCCGAATGGGTCTGGCTGGAGAGCGTCGCCGTCGTCTCGGCGGCCGTCCTCGTCGCGCTAGTCGCGCACTGGCTGACGATGCGGATCGGCGGCCACGCCCAGCGTCGCTCGACCGCCAAGACCGACGGCCTCGTCCTCGCCCGCGTCCGCCGCCCGTTGCGCGCGGTGTTCGTCTCGGTCGCGGTCGCGTTCGTCTCGCGAATCCTGCCGATGGACAACGACATCGAGGATCTGTGGAAACAGTTGCTCGGCTTCCTCGTCCCCGGGTTGCTAGGCTGGCTCGCGGTCGCGGCGCTGCGCGCGTTCCAGGACGTCATCGAGATCCGCGCCGACATCTCGGTCGAGGACAATCTCCGCGCCCGCCGCAAGCGTACCCGCGCGGCGATCCTCGGACGCATCGGGACGTTCTTCATCATCTTCGTCAGCGTCTGCCTGATGCTGCTCAGCGTGCCCGGCATCCGCTCGATCGGCGTCACGCTGATGGCGTCGGCAGGTATCGCCGGCCTCGTCGTCGGCGCCGCCGCGCAGCCTGCGCTGAAAAATCTCATCGCCGGCGTGCAGATGGCGTTCACCGAGCCGATCCGGATCGACGACGTGCTGATCGTCGACGGCGAATGGGGGCGGGTCGAGCAGATCAACCTGACGTTCGTGGTCATCAAGATCTGGGACGAGCGCCGCCTCGTGGTGCCGGTGTCGAAGTTCCTCGAACAGAGCTTCCAGAACTGGACGCGCGAGACGAGCCAGCTGATGGGGTCGGTGTTCTGGTATCTCGATCCGTCCGCGGATGTGCCGCGCCTGCGGGAGAAGCTGGGCGAGATCGTCACCTCGAACCCGCGTTGGGACAAGAGGTTCTACAACCTTCAGGTGACCGACGTGAAGACGGACTGCATCGAATTGCGCGGGCTGATGACCGCTAAGGATGCGGCGATCGCGTTCGATCTGCGCTGTGACGTGCGGGAAGCGTTGTTGAAGTATATCCGGGAGGAGATGCCCGAGGCGATCCCGCGCAACCGCCTGCTGATGGCGGCGGATCCGGTAACGCGGACCTAA
- a CDS encoding trehalose-6-phosphate synthase: protein MSRLVVISNRVQSVDAPSGNQGGLAVALLAALREKGGVWFGWSGSTTETFTGHINFQQGKGVTTATIDLEEQDFDEYYNGYANRTLWPLFHYRIDLTEFERDFSSGYARVNKRFAETVLPLIEPEDLVWVHDYHHVPLGQELRKLGVENKIGFFLHIPWPPMAMLLSLPSHRALVESMFAYDVIGFQTQDWLDSFLHYVTSQLDGVVGEDGWVTVGDRTIKAITTPIGIETADFEKSANSDAARHAKERMYMSATGRSLIVGVDRLDYSKGLAERFAGYERFLGSHPDRRGLVYMLQIAPPSREKVDTYQEIRANLDSMSGRINGEYSDIDWTPIRYVNQGFPRDVLAGIYRAARVGLVTPLRDGMNLVAKEYVAAQDPEDPGVLVLSHFAGAATQLKDAVLVNPYSPEEMSDAIDRALKMPLAERKARWEKLIDNVRKEDVMWWCELFITALEAVPEHVEA, encoded by the coding sequence ATGAGCCGCCTCGTCGTCATCTCGAACCGCGTCCAGTCGGTCGACGCACCCTCGGGCAACCAGGGTGGCCTCGCGGTCGCGCTGCTCGCCGCCCTGCGCGAAAAGGGCGGCGTGTGGTTCGGCTGGTCGGGTTCGACCACCGAGACCTTCACCGGGCACATCAATTTCCAGCAGGGCAAGGGCGTCACCACCGCGACGATCGACCTCGAAGAGCAGGATTTCGACGAATATTACAACGGCTATGCGAACCGCACGCTGTGGCCGCTGTTCCATTACCGGATCGACCTGACCGAGTTCGAGCGCGACTTCTCCAGCGGCTACGCGCGCGTCAACAAGCGGTTCGCGGAGACGGTGCTGCCGTTGATCGAGCCCGAGGATCTGGTGTGGGTCCACGACTATCATCACGTCCCACTCGGCCAGGAACTGCGCAAGCTCGGCGTCGAGAACAAGATCGGGTTCTTCCTCCACATTCCGTGGCCGCCGATGGCGATGCTGCTGTCGCTGCCGAGCCACCGCGCGCTGGTCGAATCGATGTTCGCGTACGACGTGATCGGGTTCCAGACGCAGGACTGGCTCGACAGCTTCCTGCATTACGTCACGAGCCAGCTCGACGGCGTGGTCGGCGAGGATGGCTGGGTGACGGTCGGCGACCGCACGATCAAGGCGATCACGACCCCGATCGGGATCGAGACCGCCGACTTCGAAAAGTCGGCGAACAGCGACGCGGCGCGGCATGCCAAGGAGCGGATGTACATGTCCGCAACCGGGCGCAGCCTGATCGTCGGGGTCGACCGGCTCGATTATTCGAAGGGGCTCGCGGAGCGGTTCGCGGGCTACGAGCGCTTCCTCGGGTCGCATCCGGATCGGCGCGGGCTGGTCTACATGCTGCAGATCGCGCCGCCGAGCCGCGAGAAGGTCGATACGTATCAGGAGATCCGCGCGAACCTCGATTCGATGTCGGGGCGGATCAACGGCGAATATTCGGACATCGACTGGACGCCGATCCGCTACGTCAACCAAGGCTTTCCGCGCGATGTGCTGGCGGGGATCTACCGTGCGGCACGTGTCGGGCTGGTGACGCCTTTGCGCGACGGGATGAACCTTGTCGCGAAGGAATATGTGGCGGCGCAGGATCCCGAGGATCCGGGCGTGCTGGTGCTGTCGCACTTCGCGGGCGCGGCGACGCAGTTGAAGGACGCGGTGCTGGTCAATCCGTACAGCCCCGAGGAAATGTCCGACGCCATCGACCGGGCGCTGAAGATGCCTCTCGCCGAGCGGAAAGCGCGGTGGGAGAAGCTGATCGACAACGTCCGCAAGGAGGACGTGATGTGGTGGTGCGAGCTGTTCATCACCGCGCTAGAGGCTGTGCCGGAGCACGTCGAGGCGTAG
- a CDS encoding glycoside hydrolase family 15 protein — translation MTAPTQKADMNLWPIGNCQVSALIDKTGTFVWGCVPRVDGDPAFCALLGGDAPRTGFWAIELEGGAKTTQAYIRNTPILVTRHEDEAGNAVEVIDFCPRFVREGRTYRPTSFVRIVKPVAGSPRIRVRMRVATNWGKPTEHTQGSNHIRFLMDDQTLRLTTDAPVGHIVGENWFRLERQMHLFLGPDESFAGVLHEAAEAMLSRTKDEWRHWVRGLATPVEWQDVVIRAAITLKLCQHEETGAIVAALTTSIPEHEGSERNWDYRYCWIRDAYYTVQALNRLGALDVLEGYLEYLRNIVDASKGGHVQPLYGVGGEATLIERIESDLPGYRGMGPVRVGNQAYEQIQHDAYGQIILSDVQAFFDKRLFRMSSEEDFKSLELVGDRAWETYDKPDAGLWELRTKAHVHTYSAAMCWAACDRLANAAEVLGLEDRRTFWEERANTIRTTIEQSAWREDTQRISATFGGDDLDASLIQLLDLRFFAPDDPRFQSTLKAVEEGLRRGSHMLRYATEDDFGLPHTAFNVCTFWLIEALHATGRTADARALFCEMVARRTPAGLLSEDIDPYTGELWGNYPQTYSLVGLINCAVLLSKPWSAVR, via the coding sequence ATGACCGCACCTACCCAAAAAGCCGACATGAACCTGTGGCCGATCGGCAATTGCCAGGTCTCCGCGTTGATCGACAAGACCGGCACGTTCGTCTGGGGCTGCGTGCCCCGCGTCGACGGCGACCCGGCGTTCTGCGCGCTGCTCGGCGGCGATGCGCCCAGGACCGGGTTCTGGGCGATCGAACTGGAGGGCGGTGCGAAAACCACGCAGGCCTATATCCGCAACACGCCGATCCTAGTCACCCGTCATGAGGACGAGGCGGGCAACGCGGTCGAGGTGATCGATTTCTGCCCGCGCTTCGTGCGCGAGGGGCGGACCTATCGCCCGACCAGCTTCGTCCGGATCGTCAAGCCGGTCGCGGGCTCGCCGCGCATTCGCGTTAGGATGCGGGTCGCGACGAACTGGGGGAAGCCGACCGAGCACACGCAGGGTTCGAACCACATCCGTTTCCTGATGGACGACCAGACGCTGCGGCTGACCACCGATGCGCCGGTCGGGCATATCGTCGGCGAGAACTGGTTCCGGCTCGAACGCCAGATGCACCTGTTCCTCGGCCCCGACGAGAGTTTCGCGGGCGTGCTGCACGAGGCGGCGGAGGCGATGCTGTCGCGGACCAAGGACGAGTGGCGGCACTGGGTGCGTGGACTCGCGACGCCGGTCGAGTGGCAGGATGTCGTCATCCGCGCGGCGATCACGCTGAAGCTGTGCCAGCACGAGGAGACCGGCGCGATCGTCGCCGCGCTCACCACCTCAATCCCCGAGCATGAGGGGTCGGAGCGCAACTGGGACTATCGCTACTGCTGGATCCGCGACGCCTATTATACCGTGCAGGCGCTCAACCGGCTGGGCGCGCTCGACGTGCTCGAAGGGTATCTCGAATATCTGCGCAACATCGTCGATGCGTCGAAGGGCGGCCATGTCCAACCGCTCTACGGCGTCGGCGGCGAGGCGACGCTGATCGAGCGGATCGAGAGCGACCTGCCCGGCTATCGCGGGATGGGCCCGGTGCGCGTTGGCAACCAGGCGTACGAGCAGATCCAGCATGACGCGTACGGCCAGATCATCCTGTCCGACGTGCAGGCGTTCTTCGACAAGCGATTGTTCCGGATGTCGAGCGAGGAGGACTTCAAGAGCCTCGAACTGGTCGGCGACCGCGCGTGGGAGACGTACGACAAGCCCGATGCTGGCCTGTGGGAGCTGCGCACCAAGGCGCACGTCCACACCTACTCCGCGGCGATGTGCTGGGCGGCGTGCGATCGGCTCGCGAACGCCGCCGAGGTGCTTGGGCTCGAGGATCGTCGGACGTTCTGGGAAGAGCGCGCGAACACCATTCGCACGACGATCGAGCAATCGGCGTGGCGCGAGGATACGCAGCGTATCTCGGCGACGTTCGGTGGCGACGATCTCGACGCGAGCCTGATCCAGCTGCTCGACCTGCGCTTTTTCGCACCCGACGATCCGCGGTTCCAGTCGACGCTGAAGGCTGTCGAGGAAGGGCTGCGGCGTGGTAGCCACATGCTGCGCTATGCGACCGAGGACGATTTCGGCCTGCCGCACACCGCGTTCAACGTCTGCACGTTCTGGCTGATCGAGGCGCTGCATGCGACCGGCCGCACCGCCGACGCACGCGCGCTGTTCTGCGAGATGGTCGCGCGGCGGACACCTGCCGGACTGCTGTCGGAGGATATCGACCCGTATACCGGCGAGCTGTGGGGCAATTATCCGCAAACCTATTCGCTGGTGGGGCTGATCAACTGCGCGGTCCTGCTCAGCAAGCCGTGGAGTGCCGTCCGATGA
- the otsB gene encoding trehalose-phosphatase, whose protein sequence is MMLAERQPATDVLAPPLAVPDAVSLFFDFDGTLVDLAATPDAVVVSQMLLDTLDTLAERFPGRVAIISGRAIAQLDAMLGRHAHLFAVAGSHGAETRTPDGGHVAAERPASLEAAAASFRDFADANGLVYEAKSLGAGLHYRMAPDFEPAAVRLAEDLALTHGLTLQRGKMMVELRTPGDKGAALRKLIDAPAMVGSVPYFFGDDVTDEDGFEAARDLGGAGVLIGEQRPTAATYRLNDVAALRVWIAAILETPKLETR, encoded by the coding sequence ATGATGCTAGCCGAACGCCAGCCCGCGACTGATGTCCTCGCGCCGCCTCTTGCCGTGCCCGACGCCGTGAGCCTGTTCTTCGATTTCGACGGGACGCTCGTCGACTTAGCCGCAACGCCGGATGCGGTTGTGGTGAGCCAGATGCTGCTCGATACACTCGATACGCTCGCCGAGCGCTTCCCCGGGCGCGTGGCGATCATCAGCGGGCGGGCGATCGCGCAGCTCGACGCGATGCTCGGTCGCCACGCGCATTTGTTCGCGGTCGCGGGCAGCCATGGGGCCGAGACGCGCACGCCGGATGGCGGTCATGTCGCCGCTGAGCGCCCCGCCTCGCTCGAAGCCGCCGCCGCCTCGTTTCGCGACTTCGCCGACGCCAATGGCCTCGTCTACGAAGCCAAGAGCCTTGGCGCCGGGTTGCATTACCGGATGGCGCCGGACTTCGAACCCGCTGCCGTTCGCCTCGCCGAAGACCTCGCCCTCACGCACGGCCTCACGCTCCAGCGGGGCAAGATGATGGTCGAACTGCGCACCCCCGGCGACAAGGGTGCCGCGCTCCGCAAACTGATCGATGCCCCGGCAATGGTGGGCAGCGTGCCGTATTTCTTTGGCGACGACGTCACCGACGAGGACGGATTCGAAGCCGCGCGCGACCTTGGCGGGGCGGGCGTGCTGATCGGCGAGCAACGGCCTACCGCCGCAACCTACCGCCTGAACGACGTTGCCGCACTTCGCGTCTGGATTGCTGCCATATTGGAAACACCCAAGTTGGAAACACGATGA